A region from the Lutra lutra chromosome 1, mLutLut1.2, whole genome shotgun sequence genome encodes:
- the LOC125080292 gene encoding keratin-associated protein 19-6-like produces MSYYYGNYYGGLGCQCGSLGYGYGLGYGCGYGGFRGLGWGWGGHRYGCCHPSCYGGYGFSGFY; encoded by the coding sequence ATGAGCTACTACTATGGCAACTACTATGGTGGCCTGGGCTGTCAATGTGGAAGCCTGGGCTATGGCTATGGCCTAGGCTATGGCTGTGGTTACGGTGGCTTCAGAGGCctagggtggggctggggaggccacAGATATGGCTGCTGCCACCCATCATGCTATGGAGGTTATGGATTTTCTGGcttttattga